Proteins from one Pseudomonas sp. KBS0710 genomic window:
- a CDS encoding murein hydrolase activator EnvC — MLRALITLALVCLLQPAFADERAQTQQQLDATRQDITELKKLLGKLQEEKSGVQKDLRGTETEMGKLEKQVQELQKELKKSESELERLDAEKKKLQSARVEQQRLIAIQARAAYQSGRQEYLKLLLNQQNPEKFARTLTYYDYLSKARLAQLKGFNETLRQLANVEQEIADQQSQLMDQKTALDTQRDQLDKVRKERQQALAKLNDDVKARDAKLQAREQDQADLGKVLKTIEETLARQAREAEEARQKALIAQQEAEKKRQREAELAATTDAPAPRKPARAAPGPLVSSSGENFGGPFASARGKLPWPVDGRLLARFGETRGDDTRAKWDGVMISAAAGSQVHAVHGGRVVFADWLRGAGLLVILDHGNGYLSLYGHNQTLLKSAGDVVKAGESISTVGNSGGQDTPALYFAIRQQGRPSDPAQWCRSQG; from the coding sequence ATGCTTCGCGCCTTGATTACCCTCGCTCTAGTCTGCTTGCTCCAACCGGCGTTTGCCGATGAGCGCGCACAAACCCAACAACAGTTGGACGCTACGCGTCAGGACATTACCGAGCTGAAAAAACTGCTCGGCAAGCTCCAGGAAGAAAAATCCGGGGTGCAGAAAGACCTGCGCGGCACGGAAACCGAGATGGGCAAGCTTGAGAAGCAGGTCCAGGAGCTACAAAAAGAATTAAAGAAGAGCGAGTCGGAACTGGAGCGACTCGACGCTGAGAAAAAAAAACTCCAGAGCGCACGCGTTGAACAGCAACGCCTGATCGCGATCCAGGCCCGCGCCGCCTACCAGAGCGGCCGCCAGGAATACCTCAAGCTGCTGCTCAACCAGCAGAACCCCGAGAAATTCGCCCGCACCCTTACTTACTACGACTACTTGAGCAAGGCGCGCCTGGCGCAATTGAAGGGCTTTAATGAAACCCTGCGCCAGTTGGCCAATGTCGAGCAGGAAATCGCCGACCAGCAGTCGCAACTGATGGATCAGAAAACCGCCCTCGACACCCAGCGCGACCAGTTGGACAAGGTGCGCAAAGAGCGCCAGCAAGCCCTGGCCAAGCTCAACGATGACGTGAAGGCCCGCGACGCCAAGCTCCAGGCCCGCGAGCAGGACCAGGCAGACCTGGGCAAAGTGCTCAAAACCATCGAAGAAACCCTGGCGCGCCAGGCACGTGAGGCCGAAGAAGCGCGGCAGAAAGCGCTGATCGCCCAGCAGGAAGCGGAAAAAAAGCGCCAGCGTGAAGCCGAGCTGGCCGCCACCACTGACGCGCCGGCGCCGCGTAAACCGGCGCGTGCAGCGCCTGGGCCGCTGGTTTCCAGCTCCGGCGAGAACTTCGGCGGCCCTTTTGCTTCAGCCCGCGGCAAACTTCCATGGCCAGTTGATGGTCGATTACTGGCACGCTTTGGTGAAACCCGTGGCGATGACACCCGCGCCAAGTGGGATGGGGTGATGATCAGTGCCGCTGCCGGCAGCCAGGTCCACGCCGTTCACGGTGGCCGTGTGGTATTTGCCGATTGGCTGCGCGGCGCCGGTTTGTTGGTGATTCTTGACCACGGAAATGGCTATTTGAGCCTTTATGGCCACAATCAGACATTACTCAAGTCGGCAGGTGATGTTGTAAAAGCCGGTGAATCCATCTCCACTGTCGGTAACAGTGGTGGCCAGGACACCCCGGCGCTGTACTTCGCTATTCGTCAGCAGGGCCGCCCGAGCGACCCTGCACAATGGTGCCGTTCCCAAGGATAG
- a CDS encoding rhodanese-like domain-containing protein, producing MVDHLIAFATAHYLLAGVFVILLALLIAHEMSRGGRSLSTSELTALVNKDEAVVVDIRPAKDFAAGHIVGALNIPQDKLIARLPELEKHKAKTIILVDAQGQHAGTHAREMLKAGFTAAKLSGGIGSWKADNLPLVK from the coding sequence ATGGTTGATCACCTGATTGCATTTGCCACTGCCCACTACTTGCTCGCGGGTGTCTTCGTCATCCTGCTGGCGCTGCTGATCGCTCATGAAATGAGCCGCGGTGGCCGCAGCCTGAGCACGTCGGAGCTGACCGCACTGGTCAACAAGGATGAGGCCGTTGTCGTGGATATCCGCCCGGCCAAGGATTTTGCCGCCGGCCACATCGTTGGCGCCCTGAACATTCCACAGGACAAGCTGATCGCACGCTTGCCCGAGCTGGAAAAACACAAGGCCAAGACCATTATTCTGGTCGACGCCCAAGGCCAGCACGCCGGCACCCACGCCCGCGAGATGCTCAAGGCCGGTTTCACTGCCGCCAAACTGTCCGGCGGTATCGGCAGCTGGAAGGCCGATAACCTGCCGCTGGTGAAGTGA
- the gpmI gene encoding 2,3-bisphosphoglycerate-independent phosphoglycerate mutase, protein MTTTPKPLVLIILDGFGHSESHHDNAVYSAKKPVLDRLTATVPNGLISGSGMDVGLPDGQMGNSEVGHMNLGAGRVVYQDFTRVTKAIRDGEFFENPTICAAVDKAVAAGKAVHFMGLLSDGGVHSHQDHLVAMAELAFKRGADKIYLHAFLDGRDTPPKSAQSSIELLDATFAALGKGRIASLVGRYFAMDRDNRWDRVAQAYNLIAEGQGEFHAATAQEGLEAAYARGESDEFVKATTIGEPVKVEDGDALVFMNFRADRARELSHVFVDAGFKDFERARQPKAEFVMLTQYAANIPAPSAFAPGSLENVLGDYLAKNGKTQLRIAETEKYAHVTFFFSGGREEPFPGEERILIPSPKVATYDLQPEMSAPEVTDKIVDAIEHQRYDVIVVNYANGDMVGHSGNLEAAVKAVECLDLCVGRIVDALEKVGGEALITADHGNCEQMSDESTGQAHTAHTTEPVPFIYVGKRDLKVREGGVLADVAPTMLKLMGLEKPKEMTGTSILV, encoded by the coding sequence ATGACTACTACGCCTAAACCTTTGGTCCTGATAATTCTCGATGGCTTCGGACACAGTGAAAGCCACCATGACAACGCCGTGTACTCGGCCAAAAAGCCAGTACTCGACCGCCTGACCGCCACTGTGCCCAACGGCCTGATCTCCGGTTCCGGCATGGATGTAGGCTTGCCGGACGGCCAGATGGGCAACTCGGAAGTCGGCCACATGAACCTCGGCGCCGGACGAGTGGTATACCAGGACTTCACCCGCGTGACCAAAGCGATCCGCGATGGCGAGTTCTTCGAGAACCCGACCATCTGCGCGGCGGTGGATAAAGCCGTGGCTGCCGGCAAAGCCGTGCACTTTATGGGCTTGCTGTCCGACGGCGGCGTTCATAGCCACCAGGACCACTTGGTCGCCATGGCCGAACTGGCCTTCAAGCGCGGCGCCGACAAGATTTACCTGCACGCCTTCCTCGATGGCCGCGATACGCCGCCAAAAAGCGCGCAATCGTCCATCGAACTGCTCGACGCCACCTTCGCCGCCCTCGGCAAAGGCCGCATCGCCAGCCTGGTTGGCCGCTATTTTGCGATGGACCGTGACAACCGCTGGGACCGTGTGGCCCAGGCCTACAACCTGATCGCTGAAGGCCAAGGCGAATTTCACGCCGCCACCGCCCAGGAAGGCCTCGAAGCCGCCTATGCCCGTGGCGAGAGCGACGAATTCGTCAAAGCCACCACCATCGGCGAGCCGGTCAAAGTCGAAGACGGCGATGCCCTGGTGTTCATGAACTTCCGCGCCGACCGTGCCCGTGAGCTGAGCCACGTATTCGTTGACGCCGGTTTCAAGGACTTCGAGCGCGCACGCCAGCCGAAAGCCGAGTTCGTAATGCTCACCCAATACGCCGCCAACATCCCGGCCCCTTCGGCATTCGCGCCGGGCAGCCTGGAAAACGTGCTGGGCGACTATTTGGCGAAAAACGGCAAGACTCAGCTGCGCATTGCCGAAACCGAAAAATATGCCCACGTGACCTTTTTCTTCTCCGGTGGCCGCGAAGAGCCGTTCCCGGGTGAAGAACGCATCCTGATCCCGTCGCCAAAAGTCGCCACCTACGACCTGCAGCCAGAGATGAGCGCGCCGGAAGTCACCGACAAAATCGTCGATGCCATCGAACACCAGCGTTACGACGTGATCGTGGTCAACTACGCCAACGGCGACATGGTCGGCCACAGCGGCAACCTGGAAGCGGCCGTAAAAGCCGTGGAATGCCTGGACCTGTGCGTCGGTCGCATCGTCGATGCCCTGGAAAAAGTCGGCGGCGAAGCGCTGATCACCGCCGACCACGGCAACTGCGAGCAAATGTCCGACGAATCCACCGGCCAGGCCCACACCGCCCACACCACCGAGCCGGTGCCATTCATCTACGTCGGCAAACGCGACCTTAAAGTGCGTGAAGGCGGCGTGCTGGCGGATGTGGCACCGACCATGCTGAAGCTGATGGGGCTGGAGAAGCCGAAAGAGATGACCGGTACTTCGATTCTGGTCTGA
- a CDS encoding DUF2164 domain-containing protein, translating to MAKKPKPPILNLTPEQEREATDKIKRFMEDRFELKLGSFEVAEILELFTTEVAPHYYNRAIFDTQTLLKERFESIESDLWSLEKP from the coding sequence ATGGCCAAGAAGCCGAAGCCGCCGATCTTGAACCTCACGCCCGAACAGGAGCGTGAGGCTACCGACAAGATCAAGCGTTTCATGGAGGACCGTTTCGAGCTTAAGTTAGGCTCGTTCGAGGTCGCCGAGATTCTTGAGCTGTTCACCACCGAAGTGGCGCCGCACTATTACAACAGGGCGATTTTCGACACGCAGACGCTCCTTAAAGAAAGGTTCGAAAGCATCGAAAGCGACTTGTGGTCGCTTGAGAAACCCTGA
- the secB gene encoding protein-export chaperone SecB — translation MTDQQNTEAAEAQGPQFSLQRIYVRDLSFEAPKSPAIFRQEWTPSVALDLNTRQKALEGDFHEVVLTLSVTVKNGEEVAFIAEVQQAGIFLIQGLDEASMSHTLGAFCPNILFPYARETLDSLVTRGSFPALMLAPVNFDALYAQELQRMQQEGSSTVQ, via the coding sequence ATGACTGACCAACAGAACACCGAAGCAGCAGAAGCTCAAGGCCCACAGTTTTCGCTGCAGCGGATTTATGTGCGTGACCTGTCGTTCGAAGCGCCGAAAAGCCCGGCCATCTTCCGTCAGGAATGGACCCCAAGCGTTGCACTGGACCTGAACACCCGTCAAAAGGCTCTGGAAGGCGACTTCCACGAAGTCGTGCTGACTTTGTCCGTTACTGTTAAGAACGGCGAAGAAGTAGCCTTCATCGCTGAAGTGCAACAGGCCGGTATCTTCCTGATCCAGGGCCTGGACGAAGCGTCCATGAGCCACACCCTGGGCGCGTTCTGCCCGAACATCCTGTTCCCGTATGCCCGTGAGACTCTGGACAGCCTGGTCACCCGTGGCTCGTTCCCTGCGCTGATGCTGGCGCCGGTGAACTTCGATGCCCTGTACGCGCAAGAGCTGCAGCGTATGCAACAGGAAGGTTCGTCGACTGTTCAGTAA
- a CDS encoding ABC transporter substrate-binding protein has protein sequence MFKTLLLALASTSILLTGSARAEEPSDASLVLLTENFPPYNMAKNGKNFAKEENIEGIAVDIVRETFKRAGISYNLTLRFPWERIYKLALEKPGYGVFVMARLPDREALFKWVGPIGPDDWVMLAKADSKIELTDLEQAHRYKIGAYKGDAIAETLEKQGLKPIVALRDQDNAQKLVDGQIDLWATGDPAGRYLARQVGVTQLKTVLRFNSAQLYLALNKDVPDEVVAKLQAALDQLRGEGGVDQIMARYL, from the coding sequence ATGTTCAAGACCCTTCTGCTTGCCCTCGCCAGTACGTCCATTCTGTTGACGGGCTCGGCTCGTGCCGAGGAACCGTCCGACGCCTCCCTGGTGTTGCTGACGGAAAACTTCCCGCCCTACAACATGGCGAAAAACGGCAAGAACTTCGCGAAGGAAGAAAACATCGAGGGCATTGCCGTCGATATCGTGCGCGAGACGTTCAAGCGTGCCGGCATTTCCTACAACCTGACTTTGCGTTTTCCTTGGGAGCGAATCTACAAACTCGCCCTGGAAAAACCCGGCTATGGCGTCTTTGTGATGGCGCGCCTGCCGGACCGCGAAGCCCTGTTCAAATGGGTCGGCCCCATCGGCCCGGATGATTGGGTGATGCTGGCCAAGGCCGACAGCAAGATAGAACTGACAGACCTTGAACAGGCCCATCGTTACAAGATCGGCGCCTACAAGGGTGACGCCATTGCCGAGACCCTGGAAAAGCAGGGCCTTAAGCCTATCGTCGCACTGCGTGACCAGGACAACGCGCAAAAACTGGTGGATGGCCAGATCGACCTGTGGGCCACCGGTGATCCGGCGGGCCGTTATCTGGCCCGCCAGGTGGGGGTGACCCAACTGAAAACCGTGCTGCGCTTCAACAGCGCCCAGTTGTACCTGGCGCTGAATAAAGACGTGCCGGATGAGGTGGTGGCCAAGCTTCAGGCAGCACTCGACCAGTTACGGGGTGAGGGTGGTGTCGATCAGATCATGGCCCGTTACCTCTAG
- a CDS encoding divergent polysaccharide deacetylase family protein — translation MRFALIIALLCSLAGVAHATPAGEPQKAYLTLIIDDLGQNLPRDRRVLALPGPVTTAIMPDTPHAAEFAREAHKAGKIVILHMPMDPATGPFAWHPELPIEELGKRLDAAFKAVPYTAGINNHMGSRMTAQPAAMAWLMAELQRRNKFFVDSRTSAQTVAAAEAQKIGLAHVSRDVFLDDERTEAAIGTQLQTAIKLAHKQGSVVMIGHPYPQTLAVLERELPKLKAQGIDWIDIKLMISVRSNQAMAAHGKNGTYLPARR, via the coding sequence ATGCGTTTTGCCCTGATCATCGCTCTGCTGTGCAGCCTGGCCGGCGTCGCCCACGCGACGCCGGCAGGCGAGCCGCAAAAAGCCTACCTGACCCTCATCATCGACGACCTGGGGCAAAACCTGCCCCGGGATCGTCGCGTGCTGGCCCTGCCTGGGCCAGTGACCACGGCGATCATGCCCGACACGCCCCACGCCGCTGAATTCGCCCGTGAAGCGCACAAGGCCGGCAAGATAGTGATCCTGCACATGCCCATGGACCCGGCCACCGGCCCGTTCGCCTGGCACCCCGAGCTGCCCATCGAAGAACTCGGCAAGCGCCTGGACGCCGCCTTCAAGGCTGTGCCCTACACCGCCGGCATCAACAACCATATGGGCAGCCGCATGACCGCCCAACCAGCCGCGATGGCGTGGTTGATGGCCGAGCTGCAACGGCGCAACAAGTTCTTTGTCGACAGCCGCACCAGCGCGCAGACCGTCGCCGCCGCCGAGGCGCAGAAGATCGGCCTGGCGCATGTCTCGCGGGATGTGTTCCTGGATGACGAACGCACCGAAGCGGCGATTGGCACGCAACTGCAAACCGCAATCAAGCTGGCGCACAAACAAGGCTCGGTGGTAATGATCGGCCACCCTTACCCACAGACCCTGGCAGTGCTGGAGCGTGAGTTGCCCAAGCTCAAGGCGCAGGGCATCGACTGGATTGATATCAAGTTGATGATCAGTGTGCGCAGCAACCAAGCCATGGCGGCACACGGCAAAAACGGTACGTATCTTCCGGCGCGTAGATAG
- a CDS encoding tRNA (cytidine(34)-2'-O)-methyltransferase produces the protein MFHVILFQPEIPPNTGNVIRLCANSGCHLHLIEPLGFDMDDKRLRRAGLDYHEYATLKRHADLASCLESLGHPRLFAFTTKGSRPFHDASFAEGDAFLFGPESRGLPAEVLDALPDGHRLRLPMREGCRSLNLSNTVAVAVYEGWRQLGFK, from the coding sequence ATGTTTCACGTCATCCTTTTTCAACCAGAAATTCCGCCGAATACCGGCAACGTTATCAGGCTGTGCGCCAACAGTGGCTGCCACCTGCATTTGATCGAGCCGCTGGGCTTTGACATGGACGACAAGCGCCTGCGCCGCGCCGGGCTGGACTACCACGAGTACGCCACGCTCAAGCGCCACGCCGACCTCGCCAGCTGCCTGGAGAGCCTGGGCCACCCACGGTTGTTCGCGTTCACCACCAAAGGCTCACGGCCGTTTCATGATGCCAGCTTTGCCGAAGGCGACGCCTTCCTGTTCGGCCCGGAAAGCCGTGGCCTGCCGGCGGAGGTGCTTGATGCCCTGCCCGATGGCCATCGTCTGCGCTTGCCGATGCGCGAGGGTTGCCGCAGCTTGAACCTGTCCAACACCGTGGCCGTCGCGGTCTATGAAGGCTGGCGCCAGCTCGGCTTCAAGTAA
- the hisA gene encoding 1-(5-phosphoribosyl)-5-[(5-phosphoribosylamino)methylideneamino]imidazole-4-carboxamide isomerase, which translates to MLIIPAIDLKDGACVRLRQGRMEDSTVFSDDPVSMAAKWVEGGCRRLHLVDLNGAFEGQPVNGEVVTAIAKRYPNLPIQIGGGIRSLETIEHYVKAGVSYVIIGTKAVKDPAFVAEACRAFPGKVIVGLDAKDGFVATDGWAEISTVQVIDLAKQFEADGVSAIVYTDIAKDGMMQGCNVPFTAALAAATRIPVIASGGIHNLGDIKSLLDAKAPGIIGAITGRAIYEGTLDVAEAQAYCDAYNG; encoded by the coding sequence ATGCTGATTATCCCCGCTATCGATCTCAAGGACGGCGCTTGTGTACGCCTGCGCCAAGGCCGCATGGAAGATTCCACCGTGTTCTCCGATGACCCGGTGAGCATGGCTGCCAAATGGGTAGAAGGGGGCTGCCGTCGTCTGCATCTGGTGGACTTGAACGGCGCCTTCGAAGGCCAGCCAGTCAATGGCGAAGTGGTTACCGCCATCGCCAAGCGCTACCCGAACCTGCCGATCCAGATCGGCGGCGGCATTCGCTCCCTGGAAACCATCGAGCACTACGTCAAGGCTGGCGTGAGCTACGTAATCATCGGCACCAAGGCCGTGAAAGACCCGGCGTTTGTGGCCGAAGCCTGCCGCGCGTTCCCCGGTAAAGTCATCGTAGGCCTGGATGCCAAAGACGGTTTCGTCGCCACCGACGGCTGGGCTGAAATCAGCACCGTGCAGGTCATCGACCTGGCCAAGCAGTTCGAAGCCGACGGCGTGTCCGCCATCGTTTATACCGATATCGCCAAAGACGGCATGATGCAGGGCTGCAACGTGCCGTTCACCGCAGCGCTGGCCGCCGCGACCAGGATCCCGGTGATCGCCTCCGGTGGCATTCACAACCTGGGTGACATCAAGTCGCTGCTGGACGCCAAGGCGCCCGGCATTATCGGCGCCATCACCGGCCGCGCGATCTACGAAGGTACTCTGGACGTCGCCGAAGCCCAGGCTTACTGCGACGCCTACAACGGCTGA
- a CDS encoding S41 family peptidase, producing MLHLSRLTSLALTIALVIGAPLAFADQAAPAPAATAATTKAPLPLDELRTFAEVMDRIKAAYVEPVDDKTLLENAIKGMLSNLDPHSAYLGPEDFAELQESTSGEFGGLGIEVGSEDGQIKVVSPIDDTPASKAGIQAGDLIVKINGQPTRGQTMTEAVDKMRGKLGQKITLTLVRDGGNPFDVTLARATITVKSVKSQLLESGYGYIRITQFQVKTGDEVAKALAKLRKDNGKKLNGIVLDLRNNPGGVLQSAVEVVDHFITKGLIVYTKGRIANSELRFSATGNDLSEGVPLAVLINGGSASASEIVAGALQDQKRGVLMGTTSFGKGSVQTVLPLNNERALKITTALYYTPNGRSIQAQGIVPDIEVRRAKITNEVDSEYYKEADLQGHLGNGNGGADQPTGSATKAKPMPQDDDYQLAQALSLLKGLSITRSR from the coding sequence ATGCTGCATTTGTCCCGCCTCACTTCGCTGGCCCTGACGATCGCCCTGGTGATCGGCGCGCCGCTGGCTTTTGCCGACCAGGCTGCACCGGCACCCGCCGCCACCGCCGCGACCACCAAGGCGCCGCTGCCGCTGGACGAGCTGCGTACCTTTGCCGAGGTCATGGACCGGATCAAGGCAGCCTATGTCGAACCCGTAGACGACAAGACCCTGCTGGAAAATGCCATCAAGGGCATGCTCAGCAACCTCGACCCGCACTCCGCTTACCTGGGGCCGGAAGATTTTGCCGAACTGCAGGAAAGTACCAGCGGTGAGTTCGGCGGCCTGGGCATCGAAGTCGGCTCCGAGGATGGCCAGATCAAAGTGGTCTCGCCGATTGATGACACCCCTGCGTCCAAGGCGGGCATTCAGGCTGGCGACTTGATCGTGAAGATCAACGGCCAGCCGACCCGTGGCCAGACCATGACCGAAGCCGTCGACAAGATGCGCGGCAAACTCGGCCAGAAAATCACCCTGACCCTGGTGCGCGACGGCGGCAACCCGTTTGACGTGACCCTGGCCCGCGCGACCATCACGGTCAAGAGCGTGAAGAGCCAGTTGCTGGAGTCGGGCTACGGTTACATTCGTATCACCCAGTTCCAGGTCAAGACCGGCGACGAAGTGGCCAAGGCCTTGGCCAAGCTGCGCAAAGACAACGGCAAGAAGCTAAATGGCATCGTGCTCGACCTGCGCAACAACCCAGGCGGCGTACTGCAATCGGCGGTGGAAGTGGTCGACCACTTCATCACCAAAGGCCTGATCGTCTACACCAAAGGCCGTATCGCCAACTCCGAGTTGCGCTTCTCGGCCACCGGCAACGACCTGAGCGAAGGCGTGCCATTGGCCGTGCTGATCAACGGCGGCAGCGCTTCGGCGTCGGAAATTGTCGCCGGTGCCCTGCAAGACCAGAAGCGCGGCGTACTGATGGGCACCACCAGCTTCGGCAAAGGCTCGGTGCAAACCGTATTGCCGCTGAACAACGAGCGCGCACTGAAGATCACTACGGCGCTGTACTACACGCCGAACGGTCGCTCGATCCAGGCCCAGGGCATCGTGCCGGACATCGAAGTGCGCCGGGCCAAGATCACCAACGAGGTCGACAGCGAGTACTACAAAGAGGCCGACCTGCAAGGTCACTTGGGCAATGGCAACGGCGGCGCCGACCAGCCGACCGGCAGCGCCACCAAAGCCAAGCCGATGCCGCAGGACGATGACTACCAACTGGCCCAGGCGCTGAGCCTGCTTAAAGGCCTGAGCATTACGCGCAGCCGTTGA
- a CDS encoding Vps62-related protein → MKPLQFNDLLISFTSEFLPLWNDKGSGAHKAVGLWRPSTASDALRPFFTLGDIAVNHYRNINYGNVVAVVSDVNSVDGTALRAPVDYQLVWEDEGSGALGNASIWRPLPPEGYVAMGLVYGVDYDKPSLHAVRCVRKDLVMAAQAGELIWDDKGSGATNDLSLWSVTPPHAPAGEIYLAPGTFIGNGSYARPSLEAYSLRLTLTALLHDLPPPPALSGYESPGNDESIHAPQVCELPWFCVKDPELAVIEQFQASPIYRLERTDRHLCVGFGHNTEATSQPFMWTAAKGEVEGTAKALAANTSIGMGKEWPVGEHVFELSFSAHLDRDFTHTQRSAKGWNQASSLEIITYVPPKKAVAAYLVQSEYRLLRQDGSQVSSTASYTNGDNIYMSDYPNAEVLPDEQPLPVEVSQPEPELEVTGHDLIDTTLTP, encoded by the coding sequence ATGAAGCCTCTGCAATTCAATGACCTGCTCATCAGCTTTACCAGCGAGTTTCTACCGCTGTGGAACGACAAGGGTTCGGGCGCGCATAAAGCCGTCGGCCTCTGGCGGCCGAGCACCGCCTCCGATGCCCTGAGACCGTTTTTTACCTTGGGTGATATTGCGGTCAACCACTACCGCAATATCAACTACGGCAACGTTGTCGCCGTCGTCAGCGACGTGAACAGCGTCGACGGCACGGCCCTGCGTGCGCCAGTCGATTATCAATTGGTGTGGGAGGATGAAGGCTCCGGAGCGCTGGGCAATGCGTCCATCTGGCGCCCGCTGCCGCCAGAGGGCTATGTGGCGATGGGGCTGGTGTACGGCGTGGACTACGACAAACCCTCACTCCATGCCGTGCGGTGCGTGCGAAAAGACCTGGTGATGGCCGCTCAAGCGGGCGAATTGATCTGGGACGATAAAGGCAGCGGCGCCACCAACGACTTGAGCCTCTGGTCAGTGACACCTCCCCATGCACCTGCGGGCGAAATATACCTCGCGCCCGGCACCTTCATCGGCAATGGCAGTTATGCCAGGCCAAGCCTTGAGGCCTATTCACTGCGCCTGACATTGACAGCGCTGTTGCACGACCTGCCGCCACCACCCGCGCTCAGCGGGTACGAAAGCCCGGGCAATGATGAGTCCATCCACGCGCCTCAGGTGTGCGAGCTGCCATGGTTCTGTGTCAAAGACCCGGAGTTGGCTGTGATCGAACAGTTTCAGGCATCGCCCATCTACCGCCTGGAGCGCACGGACCGTCACCTGTGTGTCGGTTTCGGGCACAACACTGAGGCTACCAGCCAGCCATTCATGTGGACGGCCGCAAAAGGTGAAGTAGAAGGGACTGCCAAGGCACTGGCGGCCAACACCAGCATCGGTATGGGCAAAGAGTGGCCGGTGGGCGAACACGTCTTCGAATTGAGTTTTTCGGCGCACCTGGATCGCGACTTCACACACACGCAGCGCTCAGCGAAAGGCTGGAACCAGGCTTCGTCGCTGGAAATCATCACTTATGTTCCGCCAAAAAAAGCCGTTGCGGCGTACCTTGTCCAAAGCGAATACCGCCTGCTGCGACAGGACGGCAGCCAGGTTTCAAGCACGGCCAGCTATACCAATGGTGACAACATCTACATGAGCGATTATCCAAACGCCGAGGTGCTGCCTGATGAACAGCCTCTACCGGTAGAAGTGTCTCAACCAGAGCCCGAACTAGAGGTAACGGGCCATGATCTGATCGACACCACCCTCACCCCGTAA
- the hisF gene encoding imidazole glycerol phosphate synthase subunit HisF produces MALAKRIIPCLDVDNGRVVKGVKFENIRDAGDPVEIARRYDEQGADEITFLDITASVDGRDTTLHTVERMASQVFIPLTVGGGVRTVQDIRNLLNAGADKVSINTAAVFNPEFVGEAAQHFGSQCIVVAIDAKKVSGPGETPRWEIFTHGGRKPTGLDAVEWAMKMEALGAGEILLTSMDQDGMKNGFDLGVTRAISDALGIPVIASGGVGNLQHLADGVIEGHASAVLAASIFHFGEYTVPEAKAYMAARGIVVR; encoded by the coding sequence ATGGCGCTGGCCAAACGCATCATCCCTTGCCTGGACGTCGACAACGGTCGCGTGGTCAAGGGCGTCAAGTTCGAGAACATCCGCGACGCCGGGGACCCGGTGGAAATCGCCCGTCGCTATGATGAGCAAGGTGCCGACGAGATTACCTTTCTCGACATCACCGCCAGCGTCGACGGCCGCGACACCACGCTCCATACCGTCGAGCGCATGGCCAGCCAGGTGTTTATCCCGCTGACCGTGGGCGGTGGTGTGCGCACCGTGCAAGACATCCGCAACCTGCTCAACGCCGGTGCGGACAAGGTCTCGATCAACACCGCTGCCGTGTTCAACCCGGAGTTCGTCGGCGAAGCCGCGCAGCACTTTGGCTCGCAATGCATCGTGGTCGCCATCGACGCCAAAAAAGTCTCCGGCCCGGGCGAAACCCCGCGCTGGGAGATCTTCACCCATGGCGGTCGCAAACCCACCGGCCTGGACGCGGTGGAGTGGGCGATGAAGATGGAAGCCCTGGGCGCCGGTGAAATCCTGCTGACCAGCATGGACCAGGACGGCATGAAAAACGGTTTCGACCTGGGCGTGACCCGTGCCATCAGCGATGCGCTGGGCATTCCGGTGATCGCCTCCGGCGGCGTTGGCAACCTGCAGCACCTGGCCGACGGCGTGATCGAAGGTCACGCCAGTGCCGTGCTGGCGGCGAGCATTTTCCACTTTGGCGAATACACCGTGCCTGAGGCTAAAGCCTATATGGCTGCGCGCGGTATCGTCGTTCGCTAA
- the grxC gene encoding glutaredoxin 3 yields the protein MSQVVVYSSDWCPYCMRAKALLEKKGVAFEEIKVDGKPQVRAEMTKKAGRTSVPQIWIGDKHVGGCDDLFALERAGKLDALLLV from the coding sequence ATGAGCCAGGTTGTCGTTTACTCCAGCGATTGGTGCCCTTACTGCATGCGGGCCAAGGCCCTGCTTGAGAAGAAGGGTGTTGCTTTCGAAGAGATCAAGGTCGACGGCAAACCCCAAGTGCGCGCCGAGATGACCAAGAAAGCGGGACGCACGTCCGTACCGCAGATCTGGATCGGCGACAAGCATGTCGGTGGGTGCGATGACCTGTTCGCTCTGGAGCGCGCCGGTAAACTCGATGCGCTGCTGCTCGTCTGA